The uncultured Treponema sp. genomic sequence TCGGAGTAATATCAGAAATTGATTTTACCTTGAGTCCCAATGTACCAAGAACACGTATTGCGTTTTCGCGACCCATTCCAGGTCCTTTTACAAATACATGAACTTCACGCAAACCATAGCTTGCCGCACGCTGAACAGCAGTTTCTGCTACAGACTGTGCTGCAAATGGAGTAGATTTTTTTGCTCCTCTGAATCCCAAACCGCCAGAAGAAGCCCAAGCGATTGCGTTTCCTCTTAAGTCTGTGATTGTAACAATAGTGTTGTTGAAAGTAGCCTGAATGTAAATATTACCTTCAAAAACGCTTTTTTTCTCTTTTCTCTTTTTTACAGTTGTTGCCATCTGTTACCTCGCTTAAGCCTTCTTCTTGTTAGCAACGGTCTTTTTCTTACCTTTGCGTGTACGAGAATTGGTGCGTGTGCGCTGACCGCGGCAAGGAAGACCCTTACGGTGGCGAAGTCCACGATAGCTTCCAATATCCATAAGACGTTTAATGTTAAGACCGATTTCAGAGCGAAGACGTCCTTCAGTCTTAAAATTCTCATCAATATATTTACGGAGCTTTGTAAGATCATCTTCTGAAAGATCATTCAAATGTGCATGAGGATCTACATTTGTCGCTTCGCAAATCTTATTAGCTGATGAACGGCCAATACCATATACGTATGTCAATGCGATATTGACATGTTTGTTTGGGAGATCAACACCCGCAATACGTGCCATCAGTTACTCCTCAGCCCTGTCTCTGTTTATGCTTTGGGTTTTCACAGATAATGCGGATAATTCCGTTTCTCTTGATTACCTTGCATTTGTCGCAGATGGGCTTTACGCTGGTTCGTACTTTCATAAAAGTCCCCTTGGAAAACATGTATACATCGAATCATGGCAATCCGAAGTGAAATTTCTACACCATGGATTACAATCCGATGCACCGCCGTAAAAAACAGCAGTGCAATAATATAACATAATTTTCCTAACTTAATCTAGTCCTAATCACGAAATTTTACAAATTACGCGATTTTAATCCCTTCTTTGTAAGTCCGTCATGGTGATGCATTTTAAGAAGAGCCTCAACCTGAGCCATAGTATCAATATCAACACCGACCAAAATCAGCAACGAAGTACCGCCCATCAACATAGAAATTGACGCAGGGAACTTAAATAAAATTTGAATCAATGTAGGAAGCAAAGCAATTGCAGCAAGATACAGTGAACCAGGAAGAATCAGACGGTTCAAAACCTTCTGAAGATATTCCTCAGTCTTGTCA encodes the following:
- the rpsK gene encoding 30S ribosomal protein S11, with the protein product MATTVKKRKEKKSVFEGNIYIQATFNNTIVTITDLRGNAIAWASSGGLGFRGAKKSTPFAAQSVAETAVQRAASYGLREVHVFVKGPGMGRENAIRVLGTLGLKVKSISDITPIPHNGCRPRKTRRM
- the rpsM gene encoding 30S ribosomal protein S13, which produces MARIAGVDLPNKHVNIALTYVYGIGRSSANKICEATNVDPHAHLNDLSEDDLTKLRKYIDENFKTEGRLRSEIGLNIKRLMDIGSYRGLRHRKGLPCRGQRTRTNSRTRKGKKKTVANKKKA
- the rpmJ gene encoding 50S ribosomal protein L36 translates to MKVRTSVKPICDKCKVIKRNGIIRIICENPKHKQRQG